A window of the Rhodoferax sp. GW822-FHT02A01 genome harbors these coding sequences:
- a CDS encoding aspartate kinase — MALIVHKYGGTSMGSTERIRNVAKRVAKWARAGHQMVVVPSAMSGETNRLLGLAKELAPAKPGEAYGRELDMLAATGEQASSALLAIALQGEGMESVSYAGWQVPIRTNSAYTKARIESIEDAKVRADLAAGKVVIVTGFQGIDDGGNITTLGRGGSDTSAVAVAAAMKASECLIYTDVDGVYTTDPRVVPEARRLKTVSFEEMLEMASMGSKVLQIRSVEFAGKYKVPLRVLSSFTPWDIDINEEAASGTLITFEEDEHMEQAIVSGIAFNRDEAKISILGVPDTPGIAYQILGVIADANIDVDVIIQNVSKEGKTDFSFTVNRGDYAKAVDLLKTAVLPKLGAKEVIGDTKICKVSIVGIGMRSHVGIASKMFRALSEEGINIQMISTSEIKTSVVIDEKYMELAVRALHKAFDLDQPAFPENA, encoded by the coding sequence ATGGCTTTGATTGTTCACAAATACGGCGGCACGTCGATGGGTTCCACGGAACGCATCCGCAATGTCGCCAAACGCGTCGCCAAATGGGCACGCGCCGGTCACCAGATGGTGGTGGTTCCTTCCGCAATGAGCGGTGAGACCAACCGTCTCCTGGGCTTGGCCAAAGAGCTGGCCCCCGCCAAACCCGGCGAGGCCTATGGTCGCGAACTCGACATGCTGGCCGCCACTGGCGAGCAGGCTTCCAGTGCCTTGCTGGCCATTGCGTTGCAGGGTGAGGGCATGGAGTCAGTGAGCTATGCCGGATGGCAAGTTCCCATCCGCACCAACAGCGCCTATACCAAGGCGCGCATCGAGTCCATCGAAGACGCCAAGGTCCGCGCCGATCTGGCCGCAGGCAAGGTGGTCATCGTCACCGGCTTCCAGGGGATCGACGACGGCGGCAACATCACCACACTGGGCCGTGGTGGCTCAGACACCTCTGCGGTAGCCGTGGCTGCGGCCATGAAGGCCTCTGAATGCCTGATCTATACCGACGTGGACGGCGTCTACACCACCGACCCGCGTGTGGTGCCCGAGGCGCGTCGCCTGAAGACCGTGAGCTTTGAAGAAATGCTGGAAATGGCGTCCATGGGCTCCAAGGTTCTGCAAATCCGCTCGGTCGAATTTGCCGGCAAATACAAGGTTCCACTGCGCGTACTGAGCAGCTTTACACCCTGGGACATCGACATTAACGAAGAGGCCGCATCCGGCACATTGATCACCTTTGAGGAAGACGAACACATGGAACAAGCCATTGTTTCCGGCATTGCATTCAACCGCGATGAAGCCAAAATCTCCATTCTGGGCGTGCCCGATACCCCCGGCATTGCGTACCAGATCCTGGGCGTGATTGCCGACGCCAACATCGATGTGGACGTGATCATCCAGAACGTCAGCAAAGAGGGCAAGACCGACTTCAGCTTTACCGTCAACCGCGGCGACTATGCCAAGGCAGTGGACCTGCTCAAGACCGCCGTGCTGCCCAAGCTGGGCGCCAAGGAAGTCATTGGCGACACCAAGATCTGCAAGGTTTCCATTGTCGGCATCGGCATGCGCAGCCACGTGGGCATCGCCAGCAAGATGTTCCGCGCCCTGAGCGAGGAGGGCATCAACATCCAGATGATCTCCACCTCTGAAATCAAGACTTCTGTGGTGATCGACGAGAAGTACATGGAGCTGGCCGTTCGCGCTTTGCACAAAGCTTTTGACCTGGACCAGCCAGCGTTTCCAGAAAACGCTTGA
- a CDS encoding ABC transporter ATP-binding protein, producing the protein MHALTLEGVSCTFPARDGQGAYTATHAVDLQIAAGEFVSVVGPTGCGKSTLLNVAAGLLAPSQGEVQVFGEPLRGINARAGYMFQGDSLMPWKSALDNVAAGLLFRGAAGGDARAQAQLWLKRVGLGAFGDRYPHQMSGGMRKRVMLAQTLILDPDIILMDEPFSALDIQTRQLMENELLELWSARKKAVLFITHDLDEAIAMSDRVVVLSAGPASHPIGDFAIDLPRPRDVIEVRSLPRFVELHTAIWHCLREEVLRGYQQQMERA; encoded by the coding sequence ATGCACGCTTTGACTTTAGAAGGCGTGAGCTGCACCTTCCCGGCCCGCGATGGCCAGGGTGCATATACGGCCACCCATGCTGTGGACCTGCAAATAGCAGCGGGGGAGTTTGTATCGGTAGTGGGCCCCACCGGTTGCGGCAAGTCCACTTTGCTGAACGTGGCCGCCGGGTTGCTTGCACCTTCGCAAGGCGAGGTGCAGGTATTTGGTGAGCCGCTGCGCGGTATCAACGCCCGTGCCGGCTACATGTTTCAAGGCGACAGCCTGATGCCCTGGAAAAGCGCGCTGGACAATGTGGCGGCAGGCCTGCTGTTTCGTGGCGCCGCTGGCGGCGATGCACGCGCACAGGCCCAACTTTGGCTCAAGCGCGTAGGTCTGGGGGCCTTTGGCGACCGCTACCCGCACCAGATGAGTGGCGGCATGCGCAAGCGGGTCATGCTGGCTCAAACCCTGATTCTCGATCCGGACATCATCCTGATGGATGAGCCCTTCTCCGCCCTGGACATTCAGACCCGCCAGCTGATGGAAAACGAACTGCTGGAACTGTGGAGCGCCAGGAAGAAGGCGGTGCTATTCATTACGCACGATCTGGACGAAGCAATTGCCATGAGTGACCGCGTGGTGGTGCTCTCCGCCGGGCCGGCCTCCCACCCGATCGGTGACTTCGCGATTGATTTGCCACGCCCGCGTGACGTCATCGAAGTGCGCTCATTGCCTCGTTTTGTGGAGCTTCACACCGCCATCTGGCACTGTCTGCGCGAAGAGGTATTGCGCGGATACCAACAGCAAATGGAGCGCGCATGA
- a CDS encoding methyltransferase domain-containing protein has translation MSVWSGWIVRRIESWFSSFQRRHDLLPVVTAVAPNDGNKLLLHVGCGHATLAHIPVEGFHREGWKELRLDADATVHPDIEATMTHMVSVGSGFADAVYSSHGLEHLYWHDVPKALAEFWRVLRDDGFAVITCPDVQAAAAMIAQDRMFEPAYESPSGTITPFDILYSYRPFVEQNPQWMSHHCGFTLSTLTQVLREAGFPMVAGFRRPGAFDLWVLASKSQRSEGEMRTLAKDYLVSI, from the coding sequence ATGAGTGTCTGGAGCGGATGGATCGTGCGTCGCATTGAGAGCTGGTTTTCCAGCTTCCAGAGGCGCCATGATTTGTTACCCGTTGTCACTGCAGTTGCACCCAATGACGGCAATAAATTGCTGCTGCACGTGGGTTGTGGTCACGCTACTTTGGCCCATATTCCAGTTGAGGGCTTCCATCGCGAGGGCTGGAAGGAATTGCGTCTGGACGCGGATGCAACGGTGCACCCGGACATTGAAGCGACGATGACCCACATGGTCAGCGTGGGTAGCGGTTTTGCCGACGCCGTCTACTCTTCGCATGGCCTGGAACACCTGTACTGGCACGATGTGCCCAAAGCTTTGGCCGAATTCTGGCGCGTGTTGAGGGACGATGGATTCGCTGTGATCACTTGTCCGGATGTACAGGCCGCGGCTGCCATGATTGCGCAAGACCGCATGTTCGAACCGGCTTACGAGTCGCCGTCCGGAACCATTACTCCCTTCGACATCTTGTACAGCTACCGGCCCTTTGTGGAGCAGAACCCGCAATGGATGTCACACCACTGCGGTTTTACCTTGAGCACGCTGACTCAGGTGCTACGTGAAGCGGGCTTTCCCATGGTTGCGGGTTTCAGGCGTCCAGGCGCTTTCGATCTGTGGGTGCTGGCGAGCAAATCGCAACGCTCAGAGGGTGAAATGCGCACGTTGGCAAAAGATTATTTGGTCAGCATCTGA
- a CDS encoding prepilin-type N-terminal cleavage/methylation domain-containing protein, with amino-acid sequence MYNNDQMTQKTGRLRCASQPVVYPSVFLQHGFTLIELIMVLVVTAVLAAVAMPSFNSVSGFSARGFHDQTLAYLRFAQKTAIAQRRTVCVGFTSSSITLAIASAVGTSNCATAGSLIGPQGESPVVLNAKAGVAYSATPIAFNFDSLGQPITSSGTAQTTQTIQVSGVGSTIAVETSTGFVHE; translated from the coding sequence GTGTACAACAACGACCAGATGACCCAGAAGACCGGCAGATTGCGCTGTGCCAGCCAGCCTGTGGTGTATCCGTCGGTTTTTTTGCAGCATGGTTTTACCTTGATCGAACTGATCATGGTGCTGGTTGTAACCGCCGTGTTGGCAGCCGTGGCAATGCCCAGCTTCAACAGCGTGAGTGGATTCAGTGCACGCGGCTTCCATGACCAGACCCTGGCCTACTTGCGGTTTGCTCAAAAGACGGCCATAGCGCAAAGGCGTACCGTGTGCGTGGGTTTTACCAGCAGCTCCATCACCCTGGCGATAGCCTCGGCAGTAGGCACCAGCAACTGCGCTACGGCAGGCAGCTTGATCGGGCCGCAAGGCGAATCTCCGGTGGTACTCAATGCAAAGGCCGGCGTAGCCTACAGCGCAACGCCGATTGCTTTCAATTTCGACAGCCTGGGGCAGCCCATTACCTCCAGCGGCACGGCGCAGACCACGCAAACCATTCAGGTCAGCGGCGTGGGCAGCACGATTGCCGTTGAAACAAGCACAGGGTTCGTCCATGAGTAG
- a CDS encoding GspE/PulE family protein, translating into MNLAATALGTPAVPEAPRPVPGRPEKLRLGDVLVQQKLISQEQLQQTLDLQRTTGKKVGRLLIETGIITEELLANGLARQLRIPFVNLKTFPFRADVIKLLPESVARRFKALALEDKGDVLLVALADPLDLFAYDELTRILKRNIAIAAVPEGQLSAAFDRLYRRTEEISGLARALEKDLGDAVDFGELTASVGTEGAPVVRLLQSLFEDAMQVGASDVHIEPQETSLQIRVRVDGVLQVQTQADKRIGGALAQRLKLMAGLDISEKRLPQDGRFSVRLKDHTIDVRLSTLPTNYGESAVMRLLVQGAGMRRLDSIGMPEAMLARFRDLLGRTSGMVLVTGPTGSGKTTTLYAALAEVNAAELKVITVEDPVEYRLAGLTQVQVNDKIELTFAKVLRSCLRQDPDVILVGEMRDAETAEIGLRAAITGHLVLSTLHTRDAISTPFRLLDMGVPAFMVSTSLQGVIAQRLVRLNCRECSAPHKPTAQEAGWLTGMLADGENIQAKRGLGCSACNGTGYVGRQGVYELFEMDAVLTQLASRADPGEFMRAARDRMKGQTMAFHALELVRQGRTSLAEAMRIGFEIDAADLED; encoded by the coding sequence ATGAACTTGGCCGCCACAGCGCTTGGCACGCCCGCTGTACCCGAAGCTCCCCGTCCCGTACCCGGGCGTCCGGAGAAGCTGCGTCTGGGGGATGTGCTGGTTCAGCAGAAGCTGATTTCGCAGGAGCAACTGCAGCAGACCCTGGACCTGCAGCGCACCACAGGCAAGAAGGTTGGCCGCCTGCTCATAGAAACCGGCATCATCACCGAAGAGCTGCTCGCCAATGGCTTGGCGCGCCAGTTGCGCATTCCATTCGTCAACCTCAAGACCTTTCCATTTCGTGCCGACGTAATCAAGCTGCTGCCGGAGTCCGTGGCCCGTCGCTTCAAGGCGCTGGCGCTGGAAGACAAGGGCGATGTGCTGCTGGTTGCACTGGCCGACCCACTGGACCTGTTTGCCTACGACGAGCTCACCCGCATCCTCAAGCGCAATATCGCCATTGCCGCGGTGCCGGAAGGCCAATTGTCGGCCGCCTTTGACCGCCTCTATCGCCGTACCGAAGAAATCAGCGGTCTGGCGCGCGCCCTGGAAAAAGACCTGGGCGACGCGGTGGACTTCGGTGAACTCACTGCATCCGTAGGCACCGAAGGTGCGCCCGTGGTGCGCCTGCTGCAGTCGCTATTTGAAGATGCCATGCAGGTGGGGGCTTCCGACGTGCACATCGAGCCGCAGGAAACCAGCCTGCAAATCCGCGTGCGTGTGGACGGCGTGCTGCAGGTGCAGACGCAGGCCGACAAGCGTATTGGTGGCGCCCTGGCGCAGCGCCTCAAGCTCATGGCCGGGCTCGATATTTCCGAAAAACGGCTGCCGCAGGATGGCCGCTTCAGCGTGCGTCTGAAGGACCACACGATTGACGTGCGTCTGTCCACCTTGCCGACCAATTACGGGGAGTCCGCCGTCATGCGCTTGTTGGTGCAGGGCGCCGGCATGCGCCGCCTAGACAGCATTGGCATGCCAGAGGCCATGTTGGCGCGCTTTCGCGATCTGCTGGGCCGCACCTCCGGCATGGTGCTGGTCACCGGTCCTACCGGTTCCGGCAAGACCACCACGCTGTATGCCGCGCTGGCGGAAGTGAATGCCGCCGAGCTCAAAGTCATTACCGTGGAGGACCCGGTCGAATACCGCCTGGCCGGGCTGACGCAGGTGCAGGTCAACGATAAGATCGAACTCACCTTCGCCAAGGTGCTGCGCTCCTGCCTGCGGCAGGATCCGGATGTGATTCTGGTGGGCGAAATGCGCGATGCCGAAACGGCAGAGATCGGTTTGCGGGCCGCCATCACAGGTCACCTGGTGCTGTCCACGCTGCATACGCGGGACGCTATCAGTACCCCGTTTCGTCTGCTCGACATGGGTGTGCCCGCGTTCATGGTTTCCACATCATTGCAGGGCGTGATTGCCCAGCGTCTGGTGCGGTTGAACTGCCGTGAATGCAGCGCCCCGCACAAGCCTACGGCGCAGGAGGCTGGCTGGCTCACCGGCATGCTGGCCGATGGAGAAAACATCCAGGCCAAACGCGGCTTGGGTTGTTCTGCATGCAACGGCACCGGCTATGTAGGTCGGCAGGGCGTATATGAGTTGTTCGAAATGGACGCGGTGCTGACCCAACTGGCGTCACGCGCCGATCCGGGCGAATTCATGCGCGCCGCGCGCGACCGCATGAAGGGGCAGACCATGGCCTTTCACGCACTAGAGTTGGTGCGTCAGGGGCGAACTTCGCTGGCCGAGGCCATGCGCATCGGTTTCGAAATCGATGCCGCTGACCTGGAAGACTGA
- a CDS encoding ABC transporter permease: MSQYRQPRFTRLWQLALLTLLLMAWHWASRTPQMAFFFGDPLAVAQRLWAWFTQNPSSLEVGTKDSTWFTLPLPAEIYPHLLITLSETLLAFAIGTATGLFAGLWLALSPATSAVLDPYIKAANSMPRVILAPIFGLWFGLGIWSKVALAVTLVFFIVFFNVYQGVREVSSIVLNNARMLGASQRQLMRHVYLPSATSWVFSSLHTSVGLAFVGAVVGEYLGSARGVGYLILQAEGSFDVNTVVAGIVVLTACALAIDALVGLLERRLLKWQPRSAGEKL; encoded by the coding sequence ATGAGCCAGTACCGCCAACCCCGATTCACCCGCTTGTGGCAACTGGCGCTGCTGACATTGCTGCTGATGGCCTGGCACTGGGCCTCGCGCACTCCGCAAATGGCATTCTTCTTTGGAGATCCGCTGGCCGTGGCGCAGCGTCTGTGGGCATGGTTCACCCAGAACCCGTCATCGCTGGAAGTGGGCACCAAGGACAGCACCTGGTTCACCTTGCCCTTGCCTGCGGAGATTTACCCCCATCTGCTGATTACGCTCAGCGAAACCCTGCTGGCCTTTGCCATAGGCACTGCCACCGGCCTTTTTGCCGGTTTGTGGCTAGCGCTCTCCCCTGCCACCAGCGCAGTGCTGGACCCGTACATCAAGGCGGCCAACTCCATGCCCAGGGTCATCCTGGCGCCCATCTTCGGCCTATGGTTTGGCCTGGGCATCTGGAGCAAGGTGGCGCTTGCAGTCACGCTGGTGTTTTTTATCGTGTTCTTCAATGTCTACCAAGGTGTGCGCGAAGTCAGCAGCATCGTGCTCAACAATGCGCGCATGCTGGGAGCTAGCCAACGCCAGTTGATGCGCCACGTGTACCTGCCGAGTGCCACCAGCTGGGTGTTTTCCAGCTTGCACACCAGTGTGGGGCTGGCTTTTGTGGGTGCCGTGGTGGGGGAATACCTGGGATCGGCCCGCGGCGTGGGCTATTTGATCCTGCAAGCCGAAGGCTCATTTGACGTCAACACCGTGGTGGCCGGCATCGTTGTCCTGACAGCATGTGCACTGGCGATTGACGCTTTGGTGGGCCTGCTGGAGCGACGCCTGCTGAAGTGGCAACCACGCAGCGCGGGCGAGAAACTCTGA
- a CDS encoding type II secretion system protein — translation MGNEQRGFTLIELVMVIVILGVLAAVALPKFVDLSSDAKNAAITGAAGALSSYASINYAAAQAKNTQSIAVSGATPANALTAGMATWDSAFQISSQGSCGTVAGATAGVTLTHSKGTSANSAVATIVCTG, via the coding sequence ATGGGCAATGAGCAACGCGGTTTTACGCTGATTGAGTTGGTAATGGTCATCGTGATTTTGGGCGTATTGGCTGCAGTCGCATTGCCTAAGTTTGTCGATCTGAGTTCCGATGCCAAGAACGCAGCCATTACGGGCGCTGCTGGTGCGTTGTCTTCGTATGCATCGATCAATTACGCCGCTGCACAAGCCAAGAATACCCAATCCATAGCGGTTTCTGGCGCAACCCCAGCCAACGCACTTACGGCCGGTATGGCGACATGGGATAGTGCTTTTCAAATTTCTTCCCAAGGGTCGTGCGGCACAGTAGCGGGTGCAACGGCTGGCGTAACGTTGACTCATAGCAAGGGTACGTCTGCCAACTCCGCCGTCGCAACCATCGTGTGCACTGGCTGA
- a CDS encoding prepilin-type N-terminal cleavage/methylation domain-containing protein, with protein sequence MRASPHLPQDQLGFTLIELVIVIVILGVVSAMAAVFMRGPIDAYFAVARRAALTDLTDTVFRRLERDVHKALPNSVRTPNTAGANQCLEFIPTKTGGRYRADGTSSALTFNAADTLFNMLGQNSLLPNDQRIVAGDIISVYNLGPMVSGADAYNQDNTSVVTAVGTEFQNTTPYTGWETPLTIANKQFPLESGGSRFHVIPAAEHIVSYVCSGNKLYRTVNATSFTSACPASGSVIANNVSTCFFDYSGDDLSRNALLRIVLQVRDSSGNESVQMQQEIHVNNTP encoded by the coding sequence ATGCGTGCGTCGCCCCATCTGCCACAGGATCAACTTGGTTTCACCCTGATCGAATTGGTGATCGTGATTGTCATACTGGGCGTGGTCAGCGCCATGGCGGCCGTCTTTATGCGTGGACCAATTGATGCCTACTTTGCCGTAGCGCGTCGCGCAGCGCTTACCGACCTCACCGACACCGTATTCCGGCGCCTCGAACGGGATGTGCACAAGGCCTTGCCCAATTCCGTACGCACGCCGAATACGGCGGGGGCCAATCAGTGTCTGGAGTTCATCCCGACCAAGACTGGCGGACGCTACCGGGCCGACGGTACGTCGTCGGCGCTGACCTTCAATGCGGCGGATACGTTATTCAATATGCTGGGGCAGAACAGTCTGTTGCCTAATGACCAGCGCATCGTCGCCGGGGACATCATCAGCGTGTACAACCTGGGGCCCATGGTGAGCGGGGCAGATGCCTACAACCAGGACAACACTTCGGTGGTGACTGCGGTGGGCACCGAATTCCAGAACACCACACCATACACCGGCTGGGAAACGCCGCTAACCATTGCCAACAAGCAGTTTCCGCTGGAGTCCGGCGGCAGCCGTTTTCATGTGATTCCGGCGGCGGAACATATCGTCTCCTACGTGTGCAGCGGCAACAAGCTCTACCGCACCGTAAACGCAACCAGTTTCACCAGCGCCTGTCCTGCAAGTGGTTCGGTCATTGCCAACAATGTGAGCACCTGTTTTTTCGACTACAGCGGCGATGATCTTTCCCGCAATGCCCTGTTGCGCATCGTGCTGCAGGTGAGGGACAGCAGCGGCAATGAGTCGGTGCAGATGCAGCAGGAAATTCATGTGAACAACACGCCATGA
- a CDS encoding prepilin-type N-terminal cleavage/methylation domain-containing protein: MSRRLSRGFTLIELIIFIVVVGLAMAGILAVSNTVVRSSADPQVRKQGLAIAQSLLEEILLKEYSKPAGSTVVGFSGGGARNLYDCVSDYDGYVTTGGIVDASGSAVSGLSGYNLSPAVSVTSASLGSVAAYRIVVSVTSPRGDVISLTGYRGNY, translated from the coding sequence ATGAGTAGGCGGCTCAGCCGGGGTTTTACCCTGATTGAGCTGATCATCTTCATAGTGGTGGTCGGTCTGGCCATGGCTGGCATCCTGGCGGTCTCCAACACGGTGGTCAGGTCCAGCGCCGATCCGCAGGTGCGCAAGCAGGGGCTTGCCATTGCGCAGTCGCTGCTGGAAGAAATCCTGCTCAAGGAGTACAGCAAACCCGCAGGCAGTACGGTGGTGGGATTTTCCGGAGGGGGGGCACGCAACCTGTATGACTGTGTCAGCGATTACGACGGCTACGTCACCACCGGTGGCATTGTGGACGCCAGTGGAAGCGCCGTCAGTGGTCTGAGCGGGTACAACCTGTCGCCAGCCGTATCCGTCACGTCCGCATCTTTGGGTTCCGTGGCAGCCTATCGGATCGTGGTGTCGGTCACCAGCCCGCGAGGCGATGTCATATCGCTCACGGGCTACCGGGGAAACTACTAG
- a CDS encoding type II secretion system F family protein produces MPTYTWRGRNSRGESVTGELDAMTESGVADQLLATGIAPVHIAEAKVTKSEQGEGLLARLNRKPVVVDDLMIFSRQMYTLNKAGVPILRAFAGLQASATKPAMVELFKDIRSSLDQGRELSASLARHQDLFGNFYISMVRVGEMTGRLTEVFLRLNEHMEFERDVRERIKQAMRYPTFVMIAMALAIVVLNIFVIPVFAKVFAGFNAQLPLLTRGLLAFSGWMVSWWPLLIALTIGAVVAVRAYLRTPQGRYRWDAQKLKLPIVGDIILKATLSRFARSFALSSQSGVPLVQALTVVAQTVDNAFIGSRIEQMRDGIERGESISRCATATGVFTPVVLQMINVGEETGELDNLLFEIAEMYERDTDYAIKGLSAAIEPILLAVIATLVLLLALGVFLPLWNLGQAAMGKGGG; encoded by the coding sequence ATGCCTACCTACACCTGGCGCGGTCGCAATTCCCGCGGAGAGTCCGTCACGGGCGAACTGGACGCGATGACCGAAAGCGGTGTGGCAGACCAGTTGCTGGCCACCGGCATTGCGCCGGTTCACATCGCCGAGGCAAAAGTCACCAAGTCGGAGCAGGGCGAGGGCCTGCTGGCCCGGTTGAACCGCAAACCGGTGGTGGTGGATGACCTGATGATTTTTTCGCGCCAGATGTACACCCTCAACAAGGCCGGGGTGCCTATCCTGCGCGCCTTTGCCGGCTTGCAGGCGTCGGCCACCAAGCCCGCCATGGTGGAGCTTTTCAAGGACATTCGCTCCAGCCTGGACCAGGGGCGGGAATTGTCGGCCTCGCTGGCGCGGCATCAGGACTTGTTCGGGAACTTCTATATCTCCATGGTGCGCGTGGGCGAGATGACAGGCCGTTTGACCGAGGTGTTTCTGCGGCTGAACGAGCATATGGAGTTCGAGCGTGATGTGCGCGAGCGCATCAAGCAGGCCATGCGCTACCCGACCTTTGTGATGATCGCAATGGCCCTGGCCATCGTGGTGCTGAACATCTTTGTGATTCCGGTATTTGCCAAGGTGTTTGCCGGCTTCAATGCGCAGCTTCCTTTGCTCACGCGCGGCTTGCTGGCGTTTTCGGGTTGGATGGTGAGCTGGTGGCCGTTGCTGATCGCACTCACCATAGGCGCCGTGGTGGCGGTTCGCGCGTACCTGCGAACGCCACAGGGGCGCTACAGATGGGATGCCCAAAAGCTCAAGCTGCCCATCGTGGGCGACATCATTCTGAAGGCTACGCTGTCTCGATTTGCGCGCAGTTTTGCCCTGTCCAGCCAGAGTGGCGTGCCACTGGTGCAGGCGCTGACCGTGGTGGCGCAGACTGTGGACAACGCCTTCATAGGAAGCCGCATCGAGCAAATGCGCGACGGCATTGAGCGGGGCGAGAGCATTTCCCGTTGTGCCACGGCAACCGGCGTATTCACTCCGGTGGTGCTGCAGATGATCAACGTAGGTGAGGAGACCGGCGAGCTGGACAACCTGTTGTTCGAGATCGCCGAAATGTATGAGCGCGACACCGATTACGCCATCAAAGGCCTGTCAGCCGCCATCGAGCCCATCTTGCTGGCCGTGATTGCAACCTTGGTGCTGTTGCTGGCGTTGGGCGTCTTCTTGCCGCTGTGGAACCTGGGCCAGGCTGCCATGGGCAAGGGGGGTGGCTAG
- a CDS encoding ABC transporter substrate-binding protein yields MGLCGIAGAQVPEKKKVAIAVGGKNLFYYLPLTIAEQLGYFKAEGLDVEISDFAGGSRALQALVGGSADVVSGAFEHTISMQAKGQFIRAFVLQGRAPQIVLAVNTKTLPSYKTVADLKGKKIGVTAPGSSTNIMTNFVLAKAGLKPSDVSFVGVGAGPGAVSAFRSGQIDAIANLDPVISTLERAGDFKIVADTRKLKETEVVYGGPMPAGCLYTRQEFIDSNPVTTQALTNAMVRALKWLQAAGPSDIVKVVPESYLLGDRALYLDAWLKVREAISPDGTFPEKGAATALAMLKQFDKDLEGKNIDLPRIYTNDFVRKANVKYAKP; encoded by the coding sequence ATGGGCCTGTGCGGTATTGCCGGTGCACAGGTCCCGGAGAAGAAGAAGGTTGCCATAGCGGTTGGCGGCAAGAACCTTTTTTACTACCTTCCACTGACCATTGCCGAGCAACTCGGCTACTTCAAGGCAGAGGGGCTGGACGTGGAAATCAGCGACTTTGCTGGTGGCAGTCGGGCCTTGCAGGCCCTGGTGGGCGGAAGCGCTGACGTGGTCAGCGGAGCCTTTGAGCACACCATCAGCATGCAGGCCAAAGGGCAGTTCATACGTGCCTTTGTATTGCAGGGTCGCGCCCCGCAAATTGTGCTGGCAGTCAATACCAAGACGCTACCCAGTTACAAGACGGTGGCCGACCTCAAGGGAAAGAAAATTGGTGTAACGGCGCCAGGCTCTTCGACCAACATCATGACCAACTTTGTGCTGGCCAAGGCAGGGCTCAAACCCTCCGACGTGTCTTTCGTCGGTGTGGGCGCAGGCCCGGGCGCGGTATCGGCATTTCGCAGTGGTCAGATAGATGCCATTGCCAACCTGGACCCCGTCATCAGCACGCTGGAACGCGCCGGCGACTTCAAAATTGTGGCGGACACGCGCAAGCTCAAGGAGACCGAAGTGGTCTATGGTGGCCCCATGCCTGCGGGCTGCCTCTATACCCGCCAGGAATTCATTGACAGCAACCCGGTGACCACGCAGGCCCTGACCAATGCCATGGTGCGTGCGCTCAAATGGCTGCAAGCAGCCGGGCCCAGCGACATCGTGAAGGTGGTACCCGAAAGCTATCTGCTGGGTGACCGTGCACTGTACCTGGACGCCTGGCTCAAGGTGCGTGAGGCGATTTCCCCGGACGGCACTTTTCCGGAGAAAGGAGCAGCCACGGCGCTTGCCATGCTCAAGCAGTTTGACAAGGACCTGGAAGGCAAGAACATAGACCTGCCCCGGATCTACACCAATGACTTTGTACGCAAAGCCAATGTGAAATACGCCAAGCCTTGA